The Pyrococcus kukulkanii genome contains a region encoding:
- a CDS encoding DHH family phosphoesterase → MAVRDCPECHGTGKVKVGEKECPVCGGWGYVPAEFNLSEHLKGYRNLQNIGVDEEVDEIPCPECHGKGVVPVYDTCPTCGGTGKVLVCDICGRVKGPWEPGMETTWVCPECERKFKVVYVLDNACDYEDVEIGSYYKGVIDRVERFGVFVRLNKHVLGLIKKKDLLGKRQYVPGQEIIVQVLDVRPDKREIDFLEAPLTKYREVQVKKELPVTPIGELREELAGKTVKIRGKVTQVQVTGGPTVFTLTDGTGITWAAAFEAPGVRAYPNINVGDIVEVIGKVSFHAGKIQVEIIDMYRLWGPEAAEVKKKIEEELDRKAKPEDVGFLVKSEVLEALKPRIMQAAFMIRRAIFEGRPIILRHHADTDGYTAGVALETAIVPLIEKVAPDPDARWHLFKRRPSRAPFYELEDVLKDIIFMMEDHMRFGDELPLIVIVDNGGTSEDIPAYKRLKAYGVKIVVIDHHDPRDWVSEDKAAVDEYVDVHVNPHHVKRGYYELTAGMLATEVARFINPEVEDRIKHLPAIAGTGDRSKAPEFYQYLEYAKEKGLTEEDLKKIAEVIDHEAFYWKFMDGRGIIEEILLITGNLQRHRMLVESIYPEVKAKQEKVLKAVLPHVKSVVLPNGIRFNTIDVEMYAPKFEYPSPGKLSGIIHDHFKEKYGEDSPIVTLAYGPDFAVVRASDGMAKYNFDLNRIVKVLEEKLPDAGVEGGGHSYAGSIKFFEGKRKEVLEAFAKEILKLKAGA, encoded by the coding sequence TGTGGTGGATGGGGGTATGTTCCGGCCGAGTTTAACCTGAGCGAGCACCTAAAGGGCTACAGGAACCTCCAGAACATAGGGGTTGATGAGGAGGTCGATGAAATCCCATGCCCAGAGTGCCACGGCAAAGGTGTAGTTCCTGTTTACGATACATGCCCAACCTGCGGTGGGACTGGGAAAGTTCTAGTCTGCGACATCTGCGGTAGGGTTAAAGGACCTTGGGAGCCCGGGATGGAGACAACTTGGGTCTGCCCTGAGTGCGAGAGGAAGTTTAAGGTTGTATACGTTCTAGACAACGCCTGCGATTATGAGGACGTTGAAATAGGTAGCTACTACAAAGGAGTAATTGATAGAGTTGAGAGGTTTGGGGTTTTCGTGAGGTTGAACAAGCACGTCCTCGGCTTAATAAAGAAGAAGGATCTTCTCGGCAAGAGGCAGTACGTTCCTGGGCAGGAAATTATAGTCCAAGTGCTGGATGTTAGGCCAGACAAAAGAGAGATAGACTTCCTTGAGGCACCCTTAACTAAGTACAGAGAAGTTCAGGTAAAGAAAGAGCTCCCGGTAACACCAATTGGCGAGCTGAGAGAGGAGCTTGCCGGCAAGACCGTTAAGATTAGAGGTAAAGTCACGCAAGTTCAAGTTACCGGCGGCCCAACGGTTTTCACGTTAACTGATGGAACCGGGATTACATGGGCCGCAGCGTTCGAGGCCCCGGGAGTTAGGGCCTATCCAAACATAAACGTTGGGGATATAGTGGAGGTAATTGGAAAGGTTTCGTTCCACGCTGGAAAGATCCAAGTTGAAATCATCGACATGTACAGACTTTGGGGTCCGGAGGCAGCTGAGGTCAAGAAGAAAATAGAAGAAGAGCTCGACAGGAAAGCCAAGCCCGAAGACGTGGGATTCCTAGTTAAGAGCGAGGTCCTTGAAGCATTAAAGCCCAGGATAATGCAAGCTGCTTTTATGATAAGGAGGGCTATTTTCGAGGGCAGGCCGATAATACTGAGGCACCACGCGGATACTGATGGCTATACAGCTGGAGTCGCCCTTGAAACTGCCATAGTCCCTCTAATAGAGAAGGTTGCTCCAGATCCAGATGCAAGGTGGCACCTCTTCAAGAGGAGGCCTTCAAGGGCTCCATTCTACGAGCTTGAAGACGTCTTAAAGGACATAATCTTCATGATGGAAGACCACATGAGGTTCGGGGATGAGCTACCCCTTATAGTTATAGTCGACAACGGAGGAACGAGCGAGGACATTCCGGCCTATAAGAGGCTCAAGGCTTATGGTGTCAAGATAGTGGTTATTGACCACCACGACCCTAGGGACTGGGTAAGCGAGGATAAGGCGGCAGTTGATGAATATGTGGACGTTCACGTTAATCCGCACCACGTCAAGAGGGGTTACTATGAGCTAACAGCTGGAATGCTTGCCACTGAAGTTGCTAGATTCATAAATCCCGAGGTTGAGGACAGGATAAAGCATCTCCCAGCTATCGCTGGAACGGGTGATAGGAGTAAAGCTCCAGAGTTCTACCAGTACCTTGAATACGCTAAGGAAAAGGGGTTAACCGAGGAGGATCTGAAGAAGATAGCGGAGGTAATTGACCACGAAGCCTTCTACTGGAAGTTTATGGACGGTAGAGGGATTATCGAGGAGATACTCCTCATCACTGGAAACTTGCAGAGGCACAGGATGCTCGTTGAGTCAATCTACCCGGAAGTCAAGGCAAAGCAGGAAAAAGTCCTCAAGGCCGTCCTTCCGCACGTTAAGAGCGTTGTTTTACCCAACGGCATAAGGTTCAACACGATAGACGTTGAGATGTACGCTCCAAAGTTTGAGTATCCAAGCCCAGGAAAACTTTCAGGAATAATCCACGACCACTTTAAGGAGAAGTATGGAGAAGACTCTCCAATTGTGACGCTAGCTTACGGCCCAGACTTTGCCGTGGTCAGGGCAAGCGACGGAATGGCCAAATACAACTTCGACCTCAACAGGATCGTTAAGGTTCTCGAGGAGAAGCTTCCGGATGCAGGGGTTGAAGGAGGGGGCCACAGCTATGCTGGCTCGATAAAGTTCTTTGAGGGTAAGAGGAAGGAAGTCCTTGAAGCCTTCGCCAAGGAGATACTCAAATTGAAGGCTGGTGCATGA